One window of Atribacter laminatus genomic DNA carries:
- a CDS encoding PAS domain S-box protein: MTNKETIKEPDIRFIFFFLTVIILALITGGYLYYHYNIQAVQAEKEIELKAIAELKVEQIQTWRNERLIDASMNSSGILRIEILRWLRSPNDQDLKKLLANHWQDLQDNAKYQNVLLISPAGQILLSLDPDIVELETDAIQLVNRAIATGHVVFGDFYRCIQNERIHLDLTVPVLDDNETPLAALLLRTDPDNFLYPFIQTWPTPSESAETLIFRQNGQEIVFLNQLRHQPDSALNTCIPLTETDNSTVQGIMGKTGIIRGKDYRGEEVVSYIQPIPDTDWFMEAKINIDEIFSEAQTRGGYILLLFSLFVAMVILLAILLMNRRKSRIYRELYLTEQQLSQSKAIIAASSDAVLVIDPITNRYLEVNDTACARLGYTREELLHMTVQDINPAFLREEFPQFLQKVHEKGNLLIETFYQKKDGTTIPVEVNVRSIQVDGNEYLVSTARDVTERNRIERELWEATQRLDMILAATKTNIDIIDHDYNLIYVDKHWQNIYGDFIDRKCYDYFLGLEEPCDYCIIHDVLQTKQPVVLERILTKENDRVIEVHTIPIKDISGKWVVAKFNIDITKRKQAEKALRESEEKFRLLVQSTNDIIFTLDTQQRHTSVYGQWLVQGGLSEDKFLGKTAAEFFGEEAAKIHTQSNLLALQGEFVKYEWSAKLEGEERFYQTSLSPMKNSEGKVFGLVGIGRDITALKKAEKAQRDIEAQFQKVVEGAPDAIFIETVNQFSYLNPAACKLFGAKSPDELLGKPLLDRIHPIARERSKQRIHLLNIEKQSVPLIEQIYLRLDGSEVPVEVTAVPIFYQGKDGALVFVRDITKRKKAEEERSKLAERLQVSEKMEIIGSLAGGIAHDFNNLLSVITGYTDLILSRNCKDDSIRENLTEVRKATERATALTQQLLTLSRKQVVNPGQISLNQIIVGMEKMVRQVIGENIGLMQILSPDLWLTLADPNQLEQVIMNLVVNARDAMPNGGKLIIETSNVELDEKYVSQHIDVLPGQYVMLSISDTGSGMDEQTKLKIFEPFFTTKTKGTGLGLSTVYGIVKQNKGHVWVYSEPGEGTTFKIYLRRETLQKIIHKPTVPVESKNPRGTETVLVVDDEQSVRNLVKKILSNVGYTVLSAASGSEALKILNQDERRVQLVLTDIVMPEMSGEKFSQHLLKLFPHIKVIFMSGFADSAVQNNEIDHDQVISISVNPSVPPILLIK, from the coding sequence ATGACCAATAAGGAAACCATCAAAGAGCCGGACATTAGGTTTATTTTCTTCTTTTTAACAGTTATTATTTTAGCTCTTATAACTGGAGGATATTTATATTATCACTATAATATACAAGCTGTTCAGGCTGAAAAAGAAATTGAACTCAAAGCCATAGCCGAACTAAAAGTTGAACAAATCCAGACTTGGCGAAACGAACGCCTTATCGATGCCTCCATGAATTCTTCAGGAATTCTCCGCATAGAAATCCTGCGATGGCTCAGGTCTCCCAATGATCAGGATTTAAAAAAACTCCTTGCTAATCACTGGCAAGATCTCCAAGATAATGCCAAATACCAAAATGTTCTTCTCATTTCACCTGCTGGACAAATTTTGCTTTCCCTTGATCCCGATATTGTTGAATTGGAAACCGATGCTATACAGCTGGTTAATCGAGCCATCGCAACTGGTCATGTTGTATTCGGGGATTTTTATCGGTGTATACAAAACGAAAGAATTCATTTAGATTTGACAGTTCCCGTACTTGATGATAATGAAACTCCCTTGGCAGCTCTCCTACTCCGTACTGACCCCGATAATTTTCTTTATCCTTTTATACAAACCTGGCCAACTCCAAGTGAGAGCGCAGAAACCCTTATTTTTAGACAGAACGGTCAGGAGATCGTATTCCTCAATCAACTTCGCCATCAACCTGATTCCGCGCTTAACACTTGTATTCCACTTACAGAAACTGATAATTCAACAGTTCAAGGGATAATGGGGAAAACCGGAATCATTCGTGGTAAAGATTATCGAGGAGAAGAAGTTGTTTCCTATATTCAACCAATACCTGATACTGACTGGTTTATGGAAGCTAAAATCAATATTGATGAAATATTTTCTGAGGCTCAGACCCGAGGAGGCTATATCCTTTTACTGTTTTCGCTTTTTGTAGCAATGGTGATTCTCCTTGCCATCCTGTTAATGAATCGCCGAAAAAGTAGAATATACCGAGAACTTTACCTTACCGAACAACAATTATCACAGTCCAAGGCAATTATAGCTGCCAGTAGTGATGCAGTATTGGTAATAGACCCGATTACGAATCGATATTTAGAGGTGAATGATACAGCGTGTGCCCGACTGGGTTACACCCGTGAGGAATTATTACACATGACTGTTCAAGATATAAACCCGGCTTTTCTCAGGGAAGAGTTCCCCCAATTTTTGCAAAAAGTTCACGAAAAGGGGAATCTATTAATTGAAACTTTTTATCAAAAAAAGGACGGGACAACTATCCCAGTCGAGGTCAATGTTCGTTCTATCCAGGTGGATGGAAACGAATATTTAGTTTCTACAGCCCGAGATGTAACCGAACGAAACCGCATAGAGAGGGAACTCTGGGAAGCCACCCAACGTCTTGATATGATTTTGGCTGCTACCAAAACCAATATTGACATTATTGATCATGACTATAATCTCATTTATGTGGATAAGCATTGGCAGAATATTTACGGTGACTTTATTGATCGAAAATGCTATGATTATTTTCTTGGATTAGAGGAACCCTGCGATTATTGTATTATTCATGATGTTTTACAAACCAAGCAACCAGTTGTTTTAGAAAGAATACTCACGAAAGAAAATGACCGGGTTATTGAAGTTCATACTATACCAATAAAGGATATATCGGGAAAATGGGTTGTAGCCAAATTTAATATTGATATCACCAAACGCAAGCAAGCGGAAAAAGCGCTTAGAGAAAGTGAAGAAAAGTTTCGTCTTCTGGTGCAATCCACCAACGATATTATCTTTACCTTAGATACTCAGCAGCGACATACCAGTGTTTATGGACAATGGTTAGTACAAGGTGGGTTGAGTGAAGATAAGTTTTTAGGAAAAACCGCTGCTGAATTTTTTGGTGAGGAAGCTGCAAAAATCCATACACAATCCAATCTACTTGCTCTTCAAGGTGAATTTGTTAAATATGAATGGTCAGCAAAATTAGAAGGGGAAGAGCGTTTTTACCAAACTTCACTTTCTCCAATGAAAAATAGTGAGGGAAAAGTATTCGGTTTGGTCGGTATTGGTCGTGATATTACTGCCCTAAAAAAGGCAGAGAAAGCTCAACGTGATATTGAAGCTCAGTTCCAAAAAGTGGTTGAGGGTGCACCTGATGCAATCTTCATAGAAACGGTCAATCAATTTAGCTATCTCAATCCGGCAGCTTGTAAACTTTTTGGAGCCAAGTCTCCTGATGAGCTATTAGGTAAACCGTTATTGGATCGGATTCATCCTATAGCAAGAGAGCGATCTAAACAACGTATTCATCTTTTAAATATTGAAAAACAATCAGTTCCCTTAATTGAGCAAATTTATCTTCGTTTGGACGGCAGTGAAGTTCCAGTGGAAGTAACGGCGGTTCCCATTTTCTATCAAGGGAAAGACGGGGCTCTGGTGTTTGTTCGAGATATTACCAAGCGGAAAAAAGCCGAGGAAGAACGTTCAAAGCTCGCCGAACGCTTACAGGTTTCTGAGAAGATGGAGATTATTGGAAGTTTAGCTGGTGGGATTGCTCATGATTTCAATAACCTGCTATCGGTAATCACTGGGTATACCGATTTAATTTTATCCAGAAATTGTAAAGATGATTCAATACGTGAAAATTTAACCGAAGTTCGAAAGGCTACCGAAAGGGCGACAGCGCTCACTCAGCAATTACTCACCCTTAGCCGTAAACAGGTTGTCAATCCCGGACAAATTAGTCTCAATCAAATTATTGTTGGGATGGAAAAGATGGTGAGGCAAGTTATTGGAGAAAATATTGGACTGATGCAAATTCTCTCTCCCGACCTGTGGCTAACCTTGGCTGATCCCAACCAATTAGAACAGGTCATTATGAATTTAGTTGTTAATGCCCGTGATGCAATGCCCAATGGAGGAAAACTCATTATTGAAACTTCAAACGTTGAGCTTGATGAAAAATACGTATCCCAGCATATTGATGTCCTCCCTGGGCAATATGTCATGCTCAGCATCTCTGATACGGGAAGCGGTATGGATGAACAAACCAAGTTGAAAATATTCGAACCATTTTTTACTACTAAAACCAAAGGGACCGGCCTTGGGCTTTCCACGGTTTATGGTATTGTTAAACAAAATAAAGGACATGTCTGGGTTTACAGCGAACCGGGAGAAGGAACTACTTTTAAAATTTATTTAAGGCGGGAAACTCTTCAAAAAATCATTCATAAACCCACAGTACCAGTGGAGAGCAAAAATCCAAGAGGGACTGAAACCGTTCTGGTTGTGGATGATGAACAATCAGTTCGAAATCTAGTGAAGAAAATTCTGAGTAATGTCGGTTATACCGTATTATCAGCAGCAAGTGGTTCAGAAGCTCTTAAAATATTGAATCAGGATGAAAGACGAGTACAATTGGTGCTTACCGATATCGTTATGCCTGAGATGAGTGGTGAAAAATTTTCCCAACATCTTTTAAAGCTATTCCCTCATATCAAAGTCATCTTTATGTCGGGTTTTGCCGATAGTGCCGTACAAAATAATGAGATTGATCATGATCAGGTAATCTCAATATCGGTAAACCCTTCAGTGCCGCCGATCTTACTCATAAAGTGA
- the rpoD gene encoding RNA polymerase sigma factor RpoD codes for MISNNENQASHTLTAEFSNLIESGKKKGFITFKELNDVIGDDAVNIDKLDDLYTVLSDQGIEVSDEEEAGKEDQIVASTEDLKLEGIKGIGVDDPVKMYLKEIGQVPLLTPEKEVELAKRVEKEDSIAKNELIEANLRLVVSIAKRYVGRGMLFLDLIQEGNLGLIRAVEKFDYRKGYKFSTYATWWIRQAITRAIADQARTIRIPVHMVETINKLVRISRQLLQELGREPAPEEIAQKMGIQVDKVREILKTAQEPLSLETPIGEEEDSHLGDFIEDQGVMAPPKAASYTLLKEQLDDVLNTLTDRERKVLKLRFGLQDGRPHTLEEVGQIFGVTRERIRQIEAKALRKLRHPSRSRKLRDYLDEAE; via the coding sequence TTGATTAGCAATAATGAAAATCAAGCCTCTCATACTTTAACCGCTGAATTTTCAAATCTTATTGAAAGCGGAAAAAAGAAAGGCTTCATCACTTTTAAAGAATTAAATGATGTTATTGGTGACGATGCGGTCAACATTGATAAGCTTGATGATCTCTATACTGTGTTGTCTGATCAAGGTATCGAAGTTTCTGACGAAGAGGAAGCAGGGAAAGAGGATCAAATAGTCGCCAGCACCGAAGATCTTAAGCTGGAAGGAATTAAAGGTATCGGTGTAGACGATCCGGTAAAAATGTATTTAAAAGAAATTGGTCAGGTCCCATTGCTTACTCCTGAAAAAGAAGTCGAGTTAGCAAAAAGAGTTGAAAAAGAAGACTCCATTGCTAAAAATGAATTGATTGAAGCAAATCTTCGCTTGGTGGTGAGTATCGCCAAGAGATATGTTGGTCGAGGAATGCTATTCCTGGATCTCATTCAAGAGGGAAATTTGGGACTAATTCGTGCGGTGGAGAAGTTTGACTATCGTAAGGGATATAAATTTAGTACTTATGCCACTTGGTGGATTCGTCAAGCAATTACTAGGGCTATCGCCGACCAAGCTCGTACTATTCGAATTCCAGTTCATATGGTTGAAACCATCAACAAATTGGTGCGCATTTCCCGTCAACTTCTTCAGGAATTGGGTCGAGAGCCGGCACCCGAAGAGATCGCCCAAAAAATGGGTATTCAGGTCGATAAGGTTAGAGAAATTTTAAAAACTGCTCAGGAACCGCTTTCCTTGGAAACTCCCATTGGGGAAGAAGAAGATAGCCATCTGGGTGATTTTATTGAAGATCAGGGAGTGATGGCACCACCCAAAGCGGCTTCCTATACACTCTTAAAGGAACAACTTGACGACGTGCTCAATACTTTAACCGACCGGGAACGAAAAGTCCTGAAGCTGCGTTTCGGCTTACAAGATGGAAGACCTCATACTCTTGAAGAGGTGGGGCAGATTTTTGGAGTTACCCGGGAACGGATCCGGCAAATTGAGGCCAAAGCCCTCCGTAAACTTCGTCATCCAAGTCGGAGCAGAAAATTACGCGATTATCTTGACGAGGCGGAATAA
- a CDS encoding acetoacetate decarboxylase family protein, which translates to MRGKFKFQDDFIYKMPAHFGGSPFYPIRAVYGDMLGVSVQYETDQKALLQYIPEDFELREPIVSVQYTNCRDVVWMAGGEYRLIQVSAPVTYMGNSEGLSGDYALVVWENKTCPIIGGREEDGVPKIFADIANERRVENHWFTNASYESCTFLKIDFNQQDEVSSKDIEKLNENPKVNLFGWRYLPNLGKGGATLSHATLYPQEMNIKQAWFGEGSLQWTTLTPEQHPLQSHIIKALADLPIVKYTNAMMLKCSASLNVGDSKILP; encoded by the coding sequence ATGAGAGGAAAATTTAAGTTTCAAGACGATTTTATTTACAAAATGCCAGCTCATTTTGGAGGATCGCCCTTTTATCCAATAAGAGCAGTGTATGGAGATATGTTAGGTGTCTCCGTCCAATATGAAACCGACCAAAAAGCGTTACTCCAATACATACCCGAAGATTTTGAACTTCGAGAACCGATAGTAAGCGTCCAGTATACCAACTGTCGAGATGTGGTTTGGATGGCGGGGGGCGAATATCGGCTGATACAAGTTTCTGCTCCGGTTACATATATGGGGAATTCTGAAGGGCTTTCTGGTGATTATGCCCTGGTGGTATGGGAAAATAAAACTTGCCCCATCATCGGAGGGCGAGAGGAGGATGGTGTTCCCAAGATTTTTGCTGACATCGCCAACGAACGTCGTGTCGAAAATCATTGGTTTACAAATGCCAGTTATGAAAGCTGCACTTTTCTTAAAATTGATTTTAATCAACAGGATGAAGTATCGTCAAAAGATATTGAGAAACTAAACGAAAATCCCAAAGTCAACCTATTTGGCTGGCGTTATTTACCCAATCTTGGAAAGGGAGGAGCGACTTTGAGTCACGCTACCCTTTACCCGCAGGAAATGAACATAAAACAAGCTTGGTTCGGTGAAGGTAGTCTCCAATGGACGACGCTGACCCCGGAGCAACATCCTTTACAGAGTCATATCATCAAGGCTTTGGCAGATTTGCCAATAGTGAAGTATACCAACGCTATGATGTTAAAGTGCTCAGCCAGTCTCAACGTAGGCGATTCGAAAATTCTACCCTAA
- a CDS encoding response regulator: MVEMNVGNVLVVDDAHDNLRLLSTLLKRGGLVPRPVDSGKKAFEVAVVDPPDLVLLDIQMPEMSGFEVCQRFMQDERLQNIPIIFISG; this comes from the coding sequence ATGGTTGAAATGAATGTTGGGAATGTTTTGGTGGTTGATGATGCCCACGATAATCTTCGACTGCTCAGTACTCTCTTAAAACGGGGCGGACTGGTACCAAGACCAGTTGACAGCGGTAAAAAGGCTTTTGAAGTAGCAGTTGTTGACCCTCCTGATTTAGTTCTTTTAGATATCCAGATGCCGGAGATGTCGGGGTTTGAGGTGTGCCAACGATTTATGCAAGATGAACGGCTCCAGAATATCCCTATTATTTTTATTAGTGGATAA
- a CDS encoding HD-GYP domain-containing protein, with protein MKAFQAGGVDYVSKPFQEQEVLARVWAHIHLKKLREELVYHNKQLEEIVTKQVEIITASQMATIFALAKLAESRDKGTGQHFERVRIFTKKLALQMREMGLYEDILTPSFIDNLYQAACLHDIGKVGVPDAILLKPGKVTPVEYEEIKKHSIYGADTLAEVLKYFPENQFLQMGVELARYHHEKWDGTGYPEGLVGKDIPLSARIIALADYYDALTSIRCYREAFSHEETIQMIYRESGRHFDPDVVKAFRLLDKEFKRIRQEIQD; from the coding sequence GTGAAGGCTTTTCAAGCTGGAGGGGTTGATTATGTTTCCAAACCCTTCCAAGAACAAGAAGTTTTGGCACGGGTTTGGGCTCATATACACCTTAAAAAACTCCGAGAAGAGCTGGTTTATCACAATAAACAATTGGAAGAAATTGTCACAAAACAGGTTGAAATTATTACTGCATCTCAAATGGCAACCATTTTTGCCCTGGCAAAGTTGGCAGAATCGCGGGACAAGGGAACCGGTCAGCACTTTGAGAGGGTCCGCATTTTTACTAAAAAACTTGCCCTTCAAATGCGGGAAATGGGATTATATGAGGATATTTTAACTCCATCTTTTATAGACAACCTTTATCAAGCTGCCTGTCTTCATGACATTGGGAAAGTAGGAGTACCTGATGCCATTTTATTAAAACCTGGGAAAGTGACCCCAGTAGAATATGAAGAAATCAAAAAGCACAGCATTTATGGCGCCGATACTTTGGCTGAGGTTTTAAAATATTTTCCCGAGAATCAATTTTTACAAATGGGTGTCGAACTAGCTCGATATCATCATGAGAAATGGGATGGAACTGGTTATCCCGAAGGTCTGGTTGGGAAGGATATACCACTAAGTGCTCGGATAATTGCTCTGGCTGACTACTACGATGCTTTGACTTCAATCCGTTGCTATCGAGAGGCTTTTAGCCATGAAGAAACAATTCAAATGATTTATCGAGAAAGTGGGAGACATTTTGACCCCGATGTGGTTAAGGCTTTTCGACTTCTTGACAAGGAATTTAAACGTATTCGTCAGGAAATACAGGATTAA